The Microcystis aeruginosa NIES-843 sequence AAGTCGCCCTCAAAGGGCGAGGCTTTCAACCCAATTTTTCGGTAAAAAATAAATGGCTTTCCGGCAGTGTGCGCTTTTGATAATTTTCAATTATATGAATAGATTGATAAAGCTTGTTCTCAAGCCGCTAAAAGCCTATCAGTTCTTTGTGTGATCAGTTTAACTTACTATAGAAGCGATCAATCTTTGTGTCCTCTGTGTCTGGAGTGGTTCCTTCCACTCCCTCGCCAGCAGGACTGTATCTTAGAATACATTTTACTCACCAAACCTAAGATAGCCCGGTTCTTCGGTTTGTGTTATGCGATGGATGGGGTTACAAGGGATGAAAACCCTATATAGAGTTGGCTGAATAAATCTAATTTTTTCGATAAAAGCGGCAGGGTTAAAACCAGCAAGAGTGGCTGTGCCAAGGGTAGCACCTGAAAGATCAAGAAATTGACGGCGATCGAGAGACATATTCTCAGAGCAGATGTTCCGATGATCAATTATCCTATCGATCGGTGCCTTGGCAAAGAAAAGTTTTTATTTTTACCTGTCCGCTATAAGATGTCAAATTTTTTGAGTAATTGCCAGGGAATTTAAAAAAATTTGTTTACTCAAATTAAGAGTTAAATTTGGAAGGTTTCTAGAGCGCATTTTTCCTCAAGTGGAGATGGAAAAAATCCCATCCCCACACTTGTCAATTTATTTTCGCTGCTTGTTAAATACTGAACCCATCCCCAGTAAACCCAATGCCAATAACCCCAGAATCGAGGAAGGCTCTGGAACCGCTGGAAATGGATTTGGACCGGTACTGGGTGATAAAAATCCTTTTAAAGGATCACCCACGGCTCCAAAACCAACAAGATCGAGGGAATTAAACTGAGTTATAACTTCTACATAGGTCTCTTCTCCTTCTAGTACCCTGAAACTACCGAGATCGGGGAAATCCGTAAAGTAAATGAAATCTGCACTAGCGATAGGATCGGCAACATTTGGGGTGTTCACAATCGTGATTTTTAATGGCAATGTTTGAGTGAAATCTAGGTCGGAGGAAGTAGTATTGACTATCAGATCAACCCCATCAATCTGAGTGCCTAGAAAAATAGTGCCATTACGGTAATACAAGCGCCCTGCAACAAAGTCTTGACCCTTGGGCTGATCGGTAAAGTCAGAAGGAATAAAGGACAATTGATTGGTAAATGAACCATCTACAGGCGTTCCCCATTCGATGGTGTCGGTTCCGTTGCCCGTGTATACTGAGCCAGGGAGCGTGATGGCGTTGTCAAAATGGCCTGTCACTGTCCCTGTACCTACATTTACAGTTACAGCTTGGGCGGCTTGGAAAGGGGCTAGGATGGCTAGAGTTGCCCCCGCTACCAATAAGCAAGGCTTACCCCCCCCCCGCATTTTTGATTACTTTTGTTAATGTTTTGTCCATGGAAAACTCTTCACTTGGTAAGTTTTCTTCGATTATATAATTGTATTTTTCAAAAGACTGGTATTGCCTGCTACCAATAAGTAATGCTTACCCCCCCCGCATTTTTAATTATTTTTGTTAATGTTTGCGCCATGGAAACCTCTTCTTTGGTAGAGTTTCTTCGATTGTATAATTGTATTTGCCTCTCTTGGATATTGGCTGAAAAATGTTCACAATCTCACATTATGGGCTTAACGCCTGCGCCCCTACATTGCACAATGACCTAAAATACTTTTTCAGCAAGCCTTTATTTTATTACCATAAACGATAAAAAATTTTCAACAAATGCGGCGGAATTTTTAGATAATAACCAATAATTACTAATTGATTAACTAAGGTGGTTTTGGCAACTCCTAATTTTTGCCAACGTCTTGCCGAGGTAATCACCGGAGCAGAAACTATGGCTATTTTACCCCTTTTTTTCAATCTTTGTATTAATTCAAAATCTTCCATAATTGGCAACTCAGGAAAACCGCCCAAATCGGCAAAGATTGAGGCTTTTAAAAATATTCCTTGATCTCCGTAGGGAAGGGAAAGCCAGCGAGAACGCCAATTAACTAATTTTTCCACTAAACGCAGGGTTTTTTCTTCTCCATCAATTTTTAATTCAAAGGCCCCCGCTACTATCCCAGATTGGGATAAAGTATTGATAATTTGTTCTTGAAATTCCTGGGGAAGTAAAGTATCTCCATGCAGAAATAACAAAATATCTCCTTTCGCTATTTTGGCTCCTAAATTCATCTGAAATCCACGACCTTTACTGGGGGAAATAATTACTTTTCCTCCCAATTGTTCGGCTATTTCTCTGGTTTTATCGGTACTTCCCCCATCGACAACAATAATTTCTACCCCCGCACCTATCTGTTTTAACGTTGCTGCAATTCTTAACTCCTCATTAAGAGTCGGAATGATAATACTAAGATAATTCATCAGGTTTTGCGCTAACTAAAGTCAGAGGATTTAGGGGCGACCATCGGGTAAATTTTCCTACAAATACCCAGGGATTGACTGGGATTGGTAATAACTGTTTTTTCGGTAGAAAAGTTAAACATTGCTGCCAGTTCTTCAGAGTGGCTAAAGCTGGAGTCAAAAGTCGATACCAAATTAGGTTACACTTCATCTTTATGGAAAGCGAAACTCTGTTCTAAGATAGGTGGGACAATGCCGAATATTAAAGGAGACGATGGTGCGCTCAAAACCATCTTCAGCAATAGTAAAATTATCGCAGTGGTCGGGCATTCCGAGAAATCGAGCCGCGCCAGCTATCAGGTGGCCAAATTCCTGCAAGCGGTGGGTTATCGAGTCTATCCTGTCAATCCTATGGTCCAGCAAATTGACGGTCAAAGCTGCTATCCTTCTCTAGAGGCTATCCCCGAACCTGTGGATATTGTTAACGTTTTTCGTCATCCTGATTATCTACCCGAAATTGTCGAGTCAGCTATTGCTATTGGGGCCGCTACCCTTTGGACACAATTGAGAATTTATCACCCAGTTGCCGAAAAAAAAGCGATCGAGGCGGGTTTAAATGTGATTATGGATGCTTGTATCCAGATAGAATATCAGCGTCTATTTGCCTAAAACAAAACCCCACCATGGGTGGGGTTTCGGGTTTAATTTAGGAAATCCTAGAAGGTAAAGGTTCCGCGGAGAGTGCCAATCCACTCATTACCAGTGCCTTTGAACTGTTCAGGTGCAGAAATCCAGATGACACCGGGGGTGATAGAAATATTGTCGGTGACTTGGTACTTGTAGAACAATTCAACGTGGTAGGGAACGATGTTAGATACTTTTAGCCCCATGTCTCGGAAGCTTAAGTGACCGATGTAGGGCTGCGCACCAGCAAACAGACCTAAGATATTTCCTTCTTTACCCAAGTCGGGGAAGGCAATACCAGCACCGTAGGTCCACACTTCCGCATCACCGAGACCGAGTAAACGCACGGTGGAGTAGGAACCGAAGGCACTCAAGCTGGCGAAACCAATATCCACTGCACCGGTTAAACCGTAGCTATTGGATACTTTGGCTCCGAAGTTGAAGAAACCGACTTCATCCTGTAGGGTGACGCTATCAGGATCGTTGCCGTTGACGTTGAGCAGGGTATTTAACTGAGTTTGGGAAAGGTTAGCGGCGGAAGTCCCCGTTACACCGAAGGAACCACCGTTACCGAAGATGGCGGTATCGGCACCTTGGTAAGCGTTAACGTAGGTGAAGCCGACGTTGAGGAAGTTAAAGAGGTTAGCGTTAATCTGTGCTAAAGCGGCGTAATCTCCGTTAAAGAGACCATTACCCGGGTTAGGATTGGCCGCAGAACTAGAGCCACCACCACCGGCTAAGTAACCCAAGGATAGGGAGGTCGGACCGACAATGCTTTGGAGGAAGCCTAACTGTAGGCTAACACCGGCCCCAGAACCACCACCGATACGATATATGGGGTTTTCGGAAGCGAAGGTAGATAGCGCACCATTACCACCGTCGAAGTCTTCAAAGAAGGGATTAGTGGTGGGAACGAAGTCATTCCAAATACCGCCCCAAGCGGCGACGTAGGTATTGAAGCGACCAAAATAACCTAAGTCAATCGGGGTATAGTAGGCCAACCAGTCGAGAACCACATTGCTACCGTTACCGGCCGCGGTCCAAGTTTGGAATAGGGAAGGGCTTTGCAGATTATCGAATCTGACGGAAGCGGGATCACCATTTTGTAGTGTGGTGGTCGATTTGTAATCAAATCCGAAGGGAGTGGCACTACCCGCCGCTAAACGAGTTTTCAGTACGTCCTGACCGGTGAAGCTCGTGTTTAACAGCAAACGAGCGCGGTATTGCATGGCGGCCTGGGAGGCGGGGCTACCAGCACCGACCGTATCGGTGACAGCGAAAATAACTTCCCCAGCTAATTTGGTGGTGGTGGAGAATTGGTTATTTTCGAGGAAAGACACCCGGCTTTCTAAGTTATCAACTCTAGCTCCCAAGGCCGCTAATTCGGCCTGGAACTCATCCATCAAGCGCTTGAGGGCATCTAAGTCTTCCTTGAGGACGTTGACACCATCTTGAATTAAACGTTCCATCACGTTTAAGCAAGCGTTTAAACCAGCCGCAAATTCCCAACGGGTTAAAGCTCGGTCGCCGCGGAAGGTGCGATCGGGATAACCAACAATACAACCATAGCGCTCCACAAGGCTTCTTAGGGCTTCATAGGCCCAAGCGGTGGGGGAAACATCCCGCAGTTGGTTAACGCTGGTGACTTGATCGATGGTGTTGCCCTGTACGGGTGCAACTTGACCTTCGTTACCGTACTGTTCGATCTGATTGAGTAATTCGCCAGTTCCTGCACCGGTATTCTGAACTTGAGCGATTTCTAGATTGTTAAATTCGGTAGAAACACTGGTAGATTTGACGGGGTCGAAGCTACTAGCATTAGCGGAAGCTACTAGGGTAGCCCCTAAAATCGCTGGGCTAACCAGCAATGATTTCCAGAACATTCTTAACATGATGGTTTTTTCCTCACACCTTATAGGTTGACTACACAGTTTGACGACGCATATAGCCTTTCTATTCTTTTGCCATTATACACAATTTAATTACTTAGGGAAAGATGCGATCTCATTTTTTTTCCCTTGACCGGTTGACAAAGTGGCCACCCTGTCGCTCCTGACGGCACTTAAACAAAAACTAAAGTAGGTTAGAATCCTTACACAGAGAAAACTTAAGCTCATACAACAGGCTCGTCTAGACGAGTCGGGCAAGGTTCTGTGATTTTGATAACGGCCACTGAACTGGGTTGTCGTCAGGTTAATTGATGATTTCTATGGTGGCACTCTTAATATGGAGTGATGTCTAATGGGCAAAACTTAACGCCGATAAAAACAGAGACAAGACCATGAAAAAAAGAAAGATAGCCAATACACTGCGTAAAGCCTTGCTAGAAGATGGCAAGATGGAACGCGCTCTCTATGAATACGAATTAGAAGAACACATAGACTACTGGTACGAAGGTCTCAAGTCCGACCGTGATCAGTTTGTCTTTGCCGTCACGGAAAACTCCGGTGATGTGGCAATGGTATTGATTACGCCTGGTAAAACTATCTATGTCAATGAGGAGGCGAGAGAGAAACTAGCTAAATTCTGGATAAAAGCTTATGAGAATAATATAAATCAACTCATTCCCATGATGGCAGAGAATTTGGCCAATGATATTATCTCGGTGACAGGCGTTAAAATGGTGTCCCCAAACCAGAAGCGACGCTGGGTTAGTTTGCGCCCGTAGAGTTAAAGTCAAGAAAGGCTCACTTAGGAAAAAATTGGTATTAGTTCTGGTTCTGGGGTTCCCAGATGACGGGAAACCCTCAAAAACTATCCGCCCTTACCAATTGCTCGGTAAGGGCGGTGTAGCGGGTCATCGGAATCGACACCAGACTGCCGGAAGGAACTCCAGCTAGTCTAAATCTTGTTTAGACGTGGGGGTCTAGAGAACAGCCCCGGCGCACAGCCAGCTATTGTCGATTAGGAGACCCATGCTTTTACTACTTTCTACCATCGACATCACCTCCTGTATCCCTTAACGGATTAATTATTGAATTTATCTGTAATTAGCTTAACGCAGCTGTGCGGAAAAAATCAAGGCCGGCAGCTAAAAATTTTTTCGGCAGGCTGAGGTTAGCCCCAAAATGTAGGTGGAGATAGGAAGCGTGCAGATTCTTACCTTGCCACCCTTCGGCATTGATATCACTTTTGGGGAATGCTTGCAGTTGATAAATCGGTGCGTCGCTCACCCCGCTTAATTGGGAGCGATGGAATTCATGGCCGCGCACTGGTTGACCTGCTTTGAGCAGGATCGTCTCCTGTTTGGCGATGGCTTGCCGATAACCTAGGGTTAATTTCGGGGACATTATAGCAGATTGGGGGATTATTTGCAACATAGAATGGTTTTTTTGCTCAAAATCAACTATTTTTTCACATAAATACATTAATCCCCCACATTCGGCGTAGGTGGGCATTCCAGAGGCGATCGCTTTTCTCACCTGAGTTAAGATAGGGGTGTTAGCCGCTAATTCCGGGGCAAAGATTTCGGGAAAACCGCCACCAAAGTACAACCCTTGCAGGTTTTCGGGCAAATTTGCCCCTTGCAAGGGACTCCAAAAGATTAATTCCGCGCCTAAATTGGCTAAAATATCGAGATTATCGGGATAATAAAAGTTAAAAGCCTTATCTCTGGCAATACCGATACGGATAGGGGGAAAAAGCTTATTTTCTTCTGTGGGATTTTTCGGGTTCTCTTGGGGAGAAATAGTGAGTAAAGGCAAGAGAATGTCCCAATTAAAGCAGTTTTGGGCAATAGAAGCCAGTTGATCTTGCAGTTGCCTGATTTCTCCTAGTTCATCCCTGGGAACCAATCCTAGATGGCGATCGGGAATTGTCAGGGAATCTTGACGACGCAAAACCCCGACAATCGGCATATTGATCGATTCTAGGGCGGTTTGCAGTAATTGCAGGTGGCGATCGCTGCCAACCCGATTGAGGATAACTCCGGCTAGATGAAGATTTTTGTCTAAAGATTGATAACCGCGGACAATAGCGGCGACAGAGGTAGATAAACGACTACAATCGATAACTAACAGCAGAGGAAGCCCTAAAATACGGGCAATATGGGCGGTACTGGCATAATCGGGAAATTGAGTATCGCTTAATTGAATACCATCAAATAGCCCCATTACCCCTTCAATCAGAGCATAATCGACATTTTGACAATGTTGGGCAAAACCGGTTTTTACATAGTCTTCAGAAGTTAAAACCGGATCGAGATTGCGACAGGGGCGACCGGTAAAATGACTATGGAACATGGGATCGATATAATCGGGCCCGACTTTAAAAGATTGCACTCGATCGCCACGACTGATTAAATAGGCCAAGATTGCCAGAGTAATCGTAGTTTTACCGACTCCGCTTCTTTCTCCTGCGATGATCATTATTAGTTGTTTTTTTTCGAGATCGAGCTAGACTTAATTAACCTGTTACACAATCAATTCTAAGGCTTGCCAACGGCTAATAGAGTCAATTTTGGCCGCTAACTGGTTCCTGTGTCAATCGACTTTTTTTTATTAGCGGC is a genomic window containing:
- a CDS encoding choice-of-anchor K domain-containing protein; the encoded protein is MRGGGKPCLLVAGATLAILAPFQAAQAVTVNVGTGTVTGHFDNAITLPGSVYTGNGTDTIEWGTPVDGSFTNQLSFIPSDFTDQPKGQDFVAGRLYYRNGTIFLGTQIDGVDLIVNTTSSDLDFTQTLPLKITIVNTPNVADPIASADFIYFTDFPDLGSFRVLEGEETYVEVITQFNSLDLVGFGAVGDPLKGFLSPSTGPNPFPAVPEPSSILGLLALGLLGMGSVFNKQRK
- a CDS encoding TIGR04283 family arsenosugar biosynthesis glycosyltransferase, whose product is MNYLSIIIPTLNEELRIAATLKQIGAGVEIIVVDGGSTDKTREIAEQLGGKVIISPSKGRGFQMNLGAKIAKGDILLFLHGDTLLPQEFQEQIINTLSQSGIVAGAFELKIDGEEKTLRLVEKLVNWRSRWLSLPYGDQGIFLKASIFADLGGFPELPIMEDFELIQRLKKRGKIAIVSAPVITSARRWQKLGVAKTTLVNQLVIIGYYLKIPPHLLKIFYRLW
- a CDS encoding CoA-binding protein; the protein is MPNIKGDDGALKTIFSNSKIIAVVGHSEKSSRASYQVAKFLQAVGYRVYPVNPMVQQIDGQSCYPSLEAIPEPVDIVNVFRHPDYLPEIVESAIAIGAATLWTQLRIYHPVAEKKAIEAGLNVIMDACIQIEYQRLFA
- a CDS encoding iron uptake porin gives rise to the protein MLRMFWKSLLVSPAILGATLVASANASSFDPVKSTSVSTEFNNLEIAQVQNTGAGTGELLNQIEQYGNEGQVAPVQGNTIDQVTSVNQLRDVSPTAWAYEALRSLVERYGCIVGYPDRTFRGDRALTRWEFAAGLNACLNVMERLIQDGVNVLKEDLDALKRLMDEFQAELAALGARVDNLESRVSFLENNQFSTTTKLAGEVIFAVTDTVGAGSPASQAAMQYRARLLLNTSFTGQDVLKTRLAAGSATPFGFDYKSTTTLQNGDPASVRFDNLQSPSLFQTWTAAGNGSNVVLDWLAYYTPIDLGYFGRFNTYVAAWGGIWNDFVPTTNPFFEDFDGGNGALSTFASENPIYRIGGGSGAGVSLQLGFLQSIVGPTSLSLGYLAGGGGSSSAANPNPGNGLFNGDYAALAQINANLFNFLNVGFTYVNAYQGADTAIFGNGGSFGVTGTSAANLSQTQLNTLLNVNGNDPDSVTLQDEVGFFNFGAKVSNSYGLTGAVDIGFASLSAFGSYSTVRLLGLGDAEVWTYGAGIAFPDLGKEGNILGLFAGAQPYIGHLSFRDMGLKVSNIVPYHVELFYKYQVTDNISITPGVIWISAPEQFKGTGNEWIGTLRGTFTF
- a CDS encoding cobyrinate a,c-diamide synthase gives rise to the protein MIIAGERSGVGKTTITLAILAYLISRGDRVQSFKVGPDYIDPMFHSHFTGRPCRNLDPVLTSEDYVKTGFAQHCQNVDYALIEGVMGLFDGIQLSDTQFPDYASTAHIARILGLPLLLVIDCSRLSTSVAAIVRGYQSLDKNLHLAGVILNRVGSDRHLQLLQTALESINMPIVGVLRRQDSLTIPDRHLGLVPRDELGEIRQLQDQLASIAQNCFNWDILLPLLTISPQENPKNPTEENKLFPPIRIGIARDKAFNFYYPDNLDILANLGAELIFWSPLQGANLPENLQGLYFGGGFPEIFAPELAANTPILTQVRKAIASGMPTYAECGGLMYLCEKIVDFEQKNHSMLQIIPQSAIMSPKLTLGYRQAIAKQETILLKAGQPVRGHEFHRSQLSGVSDAPIYQLQAFPKSDINAEGWQGKNLHASYLHLHFGANLSLPKKFLAAGLDFFRTAALS